The genomic DNA GTTCGTTTTTTGAGGAAGATATTGGCTTTGGTGATCTAACAAGCGAATCTATTTTTAATGAAAAAGATTGTGGCTTTGGAGTTTTTATCGCTAAGAGCGAGGGAGTTTTTTGTGGAATTGATATTATCAAACAAGGTTTTAATATATTAAACGATCGAATTTCGATTGACTTTCATGTAGAAGATGGATCTATCGTAAAAAAAGGTGACAAAATCGCTACAGTAGAAGGTCCAGTTATTTATCTCCTAACTGGAGAACGTGTAATCTTAAATCTCATTCAGAGAATGAGTGGCATTGCTACAGTAACTAAGCAAGCAGTAACGAACGCGAATAGCACGCATACAAAAATCTGTGATACACGAAAAACTACCCCAGGGCTGAGAATGGTCGAAAAATATGCGGTCGCTTGCGGTGGTGGCTTCAATCATCGTTTTGGCCTTTTTGATGCAGTGATGATTAAAGATAATCATATTGCAGCGGCTGGTGGAATTGAAAAAGCTGTAGATAAGGTTAGAAAGAAGTTAGGTCATACGGTAAAAGTTGAAGTAGAAACAGAGTCTCGTGAAGATGTACTGGCTGCTGTAAAAGCAAAGGCAGACATTATT from Anaerobacillus alkaliphilus includes the following:
- the nadC gene encoding carboxylating nicotinate-nucleotide diphosphorylase; amino-acid sequence: MNKLKLNNLLSSFFEEDIGFGDLTSESIFNEKDCGFGVFIAKSEGVFCGIDIIKQGFNILNDRISIDFHVEDGSIVKKGDKIATVEGPVIYLLTGERVILNLIQRMSGIATVTKQAVTNANSTHTKICDTRKTTPGLRMVEKYAVACGGGFNHRFGLFDAVMIKDNHIAAAGGIEKAVDKVRKKLGHTVKVEVETESREDVLAAVKAKADIIMFDNRTPEEIVQLLELVPEGIVTEASGGITIDNVASYAATGVDYISLGFLTHSAKALDISFNIEV